Below is a window of Mucilaginibacter sp. PAMC 26640 DNA.
TTTACAAAATCACGCTCCGCGAACAGTAAACACTAACCAAAAGAGAAAAGGGCAAACATGACCATCATTAATTCTGTATTTACCTGGTTCATGAAAAAACGGATCCACCAGATCGAGCTTTTCATGAAGTACCCAAACGAAGTACAAGAAGAGTGGTTTGAACGGCTGATAGCCGGTGCCGAAAATACCGAATGGGGTAAAAAGCACCATTATAAAAGTATTGAAAGCCTGGCTGATTTTAAACGCCAGGTGCCCATCCAGAATTATGATACCCTGAAACCTTACATTGAGCGGATGCTGAAAGGCGAGCAAAATGTACTTTGGCCCTCAGAGATCCGCTGGTTTGCCAAATCATCTGGCACCACCAGCGACCGGAGCAAGTTCATCCCGGTGAGCGAAGAATCATTGGAGGAGTGCCACTTTAAAGGTGGTAAAGACATGCTTACCATCTACTTTAATAACCGGCCCGATGCCCGCATATTTACAGGTAAAAGCTTAACCCTCGGCGGCAGTCACCAGATCAGTCAGCTAAACGCAGATGCGTCCTTTGGTGATCTTTCTGCGGTAATTATGAAAAACCTGCCCCTTTGGGCAGAATTCTATCGTACCCCACACCTGGATATTGCTCTGCTGGAAAACTTTGAGGAGAAGATAGAGAAAATGGCCTATGCCACCAAGGATGTAAATGTTACGAGCATTAGCGGGGTGCCTACCTGGAATATCCTGCTATTTAAACGCATTCTCGAAATCACCGGGAAAAAGAACCTGCTGGAGGTTTGGCCCAACCTCGAGCTGTATTTCCATGGTGCAGTAAACTTTACCCCCTACCGCGAGCAGTTTAAAAAACTGATTCCCGATGATGACATGTATTATATTGAAACCTATAATGCTTCCGAAGGCTTCTTCGGGATTCAGGATCTGGAAGAACCTGGAGATATGCTCCTGATGCTGGATTACGGGATCTTCTACGAATTTATGCCGCTGGAATATTTAAACCACGAGGATCCGATAACACTTACCCTGGATGAGGTAGAGTTGGGGAAAAATTATGCGCTCATCATCAGCACCAATGCCGGCCTTTGGCGCTATATGATTGGCGATACGGTTAGATTCACTTCACTGCTGCCCTACCGCATCCAAATTACCGGCCGTACCAAACACTTCATCAATGCCTTTGGCGAAGAACTGATCATAGACAATGCCGAACGGGCACTTGCCGAAGCTTGCGCGCAAACCGGTGCCATCATCCGCGATTATACTGCTGCCCCCGTTTATTTTAACGACGACGAATGCGGATCGCATGAGTGGTTGATAGAATTTGAAAAACAACCCGCCGAGTTTGAGCGCTTTGTGGATCTGCTGGATAGCACCCTGCGCCGGGTTAACTCCGATTATGATGCCAAGCGGTTTAAAGATATGGCCCTGCGCCGCCCCATAGTGCATAAAGTTGCGGAAGGCACATTTTTTAACTGGATGAAACAGAAAGGCAAACTGGGCGGCCAGCATAAAGTACCGCGACTGGCCAATAACCGCGATTACGTGGATGCCATATTGAAAATGCTGGAAACACCTGTGGCACTTTCAAAAAATTAATATTTATCAGTAGCGTTTTGTCTGCGTTGCCCGTAATGGTATAAAACCAACCACGATGAAAAAAGCTTTATTCTTTTTTACCGTAGCAATTTGCCTGGCAGCTTGCTCTAAAGATTATTTACCAAGCCCTGAAGTAGGTACCTGGGAACTCAGAAATCTGTCCCCCGGATGGGGAATCCCTCAAAATTTTGCCACCGGCAATGGCAACAAATACCAGTTCTTTAATAAGGGAACTTATCAAAAATATACTGAAAATAAAGTGGTTAACCAGGGTGACTACCGCATCAGCATTACCGGCAGTTACAACGGTTACAATAATGGCACTATTATTTTCACCAACCCCGAATACCAGGATGCTTTTGCCATAAAGGGCGATACGATTTTGATAGGCACCTCTGTTGCCGACGGCCCTACTTATACCTATGTCCGGATCAAGTAAACATTAGGTAATCTATTCGCTAGGGCTGCTCTGTGGTTAATAGGATAGCTATAGATTACCGATTTGTGGCTTGCCAGATCTTTACTGCTTCCACCGCTTCTTTTACATCGTGTGCTCTTAGTATATCAGCCCCTTTGGTTAAGGCGATGGTATTTAAAACCGTGGTTCCGTTTAACGCATCTGCGGCAGTGGTGCCTAATAAACCATAGATCATTCGCTTACGCGATATGCCGGCTAAAACCGGCAGCTGTAGCAAATTGAATTCGCCCATCCGATTCATCAGGGCATAGCCCTGCTCTGCAGTTTTGGCAAAACCAAAACCCGGATCGATGATGATATCGTGAACTCCAAGTTGTTTCAGCTGGTAAATTTTTTGCACGAAGTAATCAAATACCTCGGCAAAAACATTTTCATACTGCGCTTGCTGTACCATGTTTTGCGGGCTGCCCTTCATATGCATTAAAATATAAGGCACCCGTAATTTTGCAACCATGCCAAACATCCCTTCATCCAACGCCCCACCGGAGATATCGTTAATGATATGCGAGCCGGCATTGATTGCCGCCTCAGCTACTGCCGCTCTAAAAGTATCTATCGACAAAATTGCATCAGGAAATTCCTTCGAAATAGCGCTCACAGCCGGGATCAGCCGGTCGGTTTCTTCCTGCGTTGATATATCTGTGGCACCCGGACGGGAGGAATATGCGCCAAGATCTAAAAAAGCTGCCCCGTCAACCAACATCTTTTCTGCCTGCTTTAGTATACTTGTCGTATCTATCGCACGGCTGCCGGCGTAAAAAGAGTCGGGGGTAATGTTAATGATGCCCATCACGCTTGGAGATGAGAGGTCGATCAATTTACCGCCAGCATTCAGCGTAACTTTTTTCTGAAAAAATGTATCTTTAGCGGTCATTAAGTTCTAAGGATTGTAAATGTTATAAGTATCAAATTTACAACATCCGCAACCCTTACAACAACTATAACTTGTACAAACTTTGAGCAACACCGCAGCAGAATATGAAGCCGTTATTACCGTTTGCAAAGGCCTTTTCATGAAAAAGACCCGCGATTACGGTACCGCATGGCGCATTTTAAGGCCACAATCCATCACCGACCAGATTTTTATTAAGGCCCAGCGCATCCGCACACTGGAAGAAAAGAAGATCTCTAAAGTAGGTGATGACATTACCGGCGAATACATAGGCATTGTTAACTATTGCGTTATTGCGATGATGCAACTGGAGAGTACACCCGAAACGGCCTATGAATTGAAGCCAGATCATGTGGAGCATATGTTTGATGCGAAAGTTATTGAAACTAAGGAGCTGATGTTTGCCAAAAATCATGATTACGGTGAAGCCTGGCGTGATATGCGGATCAGTTCGCTAACCGATCTGATTTTGATGAAGATCCTTCGCGTTAAGCAAATTGAAGATAACGACGGGCATACCCTGGCATCCGAAGGGGTAAAAGCCAACTACCAGGATATGCTGAACTACTCGGTTTTTGCACTAATCAAACTGGGCGTAAAATGAAGAACGGATTAATTTGGTTTTGCAGGTTGGCTGTCGGCTTACTGTTCATCTTCTCGGGGCTGATCAAAGCGAACGACCCGCTGGGTTTTTCTTACAAGCTGGAAGAATACTTTGAGGTATTTCACCTTACCTTTTTAAATGGCTTTGCACTTGGCATGTCCATTATATTATGCGGGCTGGAAATGCTGCTGGGATTTGCTTTACTGGTGGGCACCCGTTCGGTAAAAGTGGTTTGGGGCTTATTGCTGCTCATCGTATTTTTTGGCTTCCTTACTTTTTACTCGGCCTTTTTTAAGGTAGTTCAAACCTGCGGTTGCTTTGGCGATGCCATACCGCTTACGCCGTGGCAATCGTTCGGTAAAGATATGGTGTTATTGGCTTTGGTGCTGGTGCTTTTTGTTAACCGTAAGATCATCCCCGCGCTGGTTAATCAAAAAACAGGGGATAAACTCCTGGTTACTGCCGCCGCACTTTCCATCGGTTTTGGCTTATACACTTACAACTTTTTACCAATAGTAGATTTCCTGCCTTATAAAGTTGGTGCTAACCTTCCGGATGAAATGAAAACTCCGCCCGGCGCCATACCTGACGAATATGAAGTTACCTATCATCTGAAGAATAAAAAGACAGGCGATACCAAGGTAATGAGCGATAAAGAATACTTAAAGACCGCCATTTGGAAAGATACCAACTGGCAGATTGAGGGCAACCCGGAAAGCCGTTTGATAAAAAAAGGCTTTCAGCCAAAAATTGTAGATCTGGCTATACAGGATGCGGAGGGCAATAGCTACAACCAGGAACTTTTATCCAGTCCTTTTTACAGTCTGTTTATTGTTGCTTACGATCTGGATGAAACAAACGCTGACGCAATGGGCAAAATCAACGCCTTAGCAGCCAATCTCATCCAAAACTATAATACCCGGGTGGTACTTCTTACGTCTAATGTACCGCAAAGTGCCCAGGCATTTGCCAAAAAATACAAACTGGTAAGCGAGCTGTTTTATGCAGACGGCGTACCATTAAAATCAATGGTGCGGGCTAACCCCGGAATTATGTTGATGAAGAATGGCACGGTAGTAAACAAATGGCATTATCATAGCCTGCCCGAATATGATGACCTGGTGAAACAATATTTTAGCAAGCCATGAACCGGATATACTTAATTGGCTTCATGGGCTGTGGCAAAACTAGCTGGGGCAAAAAACTGGCGGCAGGTTTGGGTTACGATTTTATTGATTTGGACCATGCTTTGGAGGCAAAGGTGGGCATGACCATACCCGAATATTTTTCTACCCATGGTGAAGATGCATTCAGAAAACTGGAGTCGGAAGTATTAAAGCAAACAGACTACGCCGAAAATGTGATCGTATCTACCGGTGGTGGATTGCCCTGCTTTTTCGATCATATGGAGTGGATGAACAGCAACGGCCAAACGTTGTATATCCAGCTATCGCCTAAAGCACTGGCCTCCCGGTTAGAAAATGCAAAAACACCGCGCCCGGTTTTACAAGGTAAAAAGGGGGAAGAACTGGTCGCTTTTATTGAACACAAACTGGCAGAGCGCGAGGGATATTATGCACAGGCAACACACCTGGTAAGCGGGATAGATATGAGTGTGGAGGGGCTGATGGAGATTGTGGGACTCAAGGCCATTTAGTATAATCCATACGGTTATCAATTCATACCGATAATGAAAATGGTGTCATCGGAGATGGCATAAAAGACAGAAAGTGGCTTACTGAGCACTGCCCTATGAACATCATTATTCAGCATGCTTTTAGGGTACATTAGCGGGAATGCTGATACTACTTTCTCAAAACGCTCCAGAAGTTTATAAAAATTGCGTACTTCCCGTTGCGTAAAAAATTTAGCAAAATGTACTCGCTAATATTAATCGAGTCCTCTATAGCTTCGTCTGTATCGTAAGCTAAATAGTTTGTCAAGCATTTTTCAGACGCTTCCAAAACTCTTCAGAAGATACGGTCTTGCCATTTTTGGCACTTTCAAGGCTTTTTGAGAGTCTGCCCCTTTGTGTATCGCTTAAGTCTGCCCACCAATCGCTATCGGATGTTGATTCTTTAACGCCGTCTAACATTGAAAGCATCTCTAAATCCGATAGTTTTTCTATCCAAGCGATCAGGCCTTTCCTGGTTTCTTGTATTTCTGATGCTGACATAAACAAATTTAACAATCTACATCAAATAAACCGCATCCTCTTCACCCGCTACATCTAATACAACATTAACGTGTTCTTTTATCACGGTAGAAAGTGCGATGCCGGCATAGTCGGTAGTTACCGGGAAGCTCTTATGATTTCTGTCGACCAATACTACCGTTCGCAATTTTTTCAGTGGTACATCCAGAAACACGCCGAAACCATAAGCGAGGGTTTTGCCGCTGTTCAGAACATCATCTACCAGCACAATTACCTTATTGCTGCATTCCTCAATATCAAAATTGATTTTTGCACTTAAACTTGTGCTTTGTTTTTCCAATTCGATGGTGAGCAGGCGACTTTTGAAAGGAGCTATCTCATCCAGTACAGCCTTTAACCGTTCAGCCACTTGGTTACCACGGGGCAAAATGCCGGCAATCAGGATCTCGGTCTCGTCGAAATTATCCTCCAGCACCTGGTAGGCAATACGATCTATCTTTTGCTGGATCTGCTTACTGTTTAATATGAGGAGTTTTTTATCTGGCATCTTTCTCTTGTTGGGAGGTTGTAAAGTTGGAGGTTGAATGTTTGTATTTGCAGCTTTGGTTTACAATTTAAAGGTAGAAATAACCCTATAAATTTGCAATTGTAAATCGCTTACAATAAAGCTACCCCTTCACATACGGATAATACACAAAATTTGCACCCTCCGGCACTACTACAAACAGACACATGAAATCATGCGGGTTTTTGTAGGTGGTTAAAAAGCGTTCTTTAAGTTCTTTTTTAATAATACCCCGCTCGGTAAATTCTTCTATTGTG
It encodes the following:
- a CDS encoding dihydropteroate synthase is translated as MTAKDTFFQKKVTLNAGGKLIDLSSPSVMGIINITPDSFYAGSRAIDTTSILKQAEKMLVDGAAFLDLGAYSSRPGATDISTQEETDRLIPAVSAISKEFPDAILSIDTFRAAVAEAAINAGSHIINDISGGALDEGMFGMVAKLRVPYILMHMKGSPQNMVQQAQYENVFAEVFDYFVQKIYQLKQLGVHDIIIDPGFGFAKTAEQGYALMNRMGEFNLLQLPVLAGISRKRMIYGLLGTTAADALNGTTVLNTIALTKGADILRAHDVKEAVEAVKIWQATNR
- a CDS encoding DoxX family protein; its protein translation is MKNGLIWFCRLAVGLLFIFSGLIKANDPLGFSYKLEEYFEVFHLTFLNGFALGMSIILCGLEMLLGFALLVGTRSVKVVWGLLLLIVFFGFLTFYSAFFKVVQTCGCFGDAIPLTPWQSFGKDMVLLALVLVLFVNRKIIPALVNQKTGDKLLVTAAALSIGFGLYTYNFLPIVDFLPYKVGANLPDEMKTPPGAIPDEYEVTYHLKNKKTGDTKVMSDKEYLKTAIWKDTNWQIEGNPESRLIKKGFQPKIVDLAIQDAEGNSYNQELLSSPFYSLFIVAYDLDETNADAMGKINALAANLIQNYNTRVVLLTSNVPQSAQAFAKKYKLVSELFYADGVPLKSMVRANPGIMLMKNGTVVNKWHYHSLPEYDDLVKQYFSKP
- a CDS encoding shikimate kinase (catalyzes the formation of shikimate 3-phosphate from shikimate in aromatic amino acid biosynthesis), which translates into the protein MNRIYLIGFMGCGKTSWGKKLAAGLGYDFIDLDHALEAKVGMTIPEYFSTHGEDAFRKLESEVLKQTDYAENVIVSTGGGLPCFFDHMEWMNSNGQTLYIQLSPKALASRLENAKTPRPVLQGKKGEELVAFIEHKLAEREGYYAQATHLVSGIDMSVEGLMEIVGLKAI
- a CDS encoding phosphoribosyltransferase encodes the protein MPDKKLLILNSKQIQQKIDRIAYQVLEDNFDETEILIAGILPRGNQVAERLKAVLDEIAPFKSRLLTIELEKQSTSLSAKINFDIEECSNKVIVLVDDVLNSGKTLAYGFGVFLDVPLKKLRTVVLVDRNHKSFPVTTDYAGIALSTVIKEHVNVVLDVAGEEDAVYLM